Within the Desulforhopalus sp. genome, the region AGTAATGCTTTCCTTGCAATGCCGACGCAACTTTTTATTGTACTCAGATTCGGCAACCTGCTTCAGTATTGGCAGGTATTGTTCATCACCTGTGCTGGCCAGTGCCGTACAAATCCAGGACATTTCATTGGTGTGATGCTTGCCTCTTTTTAGCGCAAACCCATTAATAAGCTTTGTTTTGATAAAATCATATACTTCTGGAGAATCGGCGGGAGAGTCCTCGAGGGATTTCAGGGCGCCAATTCTTGTATCGTAGTCGGGGGCGCTTAGTTTTTGCAAATAGTCAGTTTCTTCGGCAATTACCTGTCTTGTGACGGCAAAGAGAGCCAACGTGAAAGCAATTGTGACAACCATTTTTAGCGCTTTTTTCATGTTCCTGCTCCTTGTGATAAACTCATTTTTAGCAGTGAGTGGCAGATACATATATTGCCTCTGGTGAGTTTGTCGAGATATGTAAGAAGTATAGCTTTTTAGGAGAAGCCTTACAAACCTATTTCCAAAGAAGGGGCTGTTTTGTCGGTTGTCAACTTTGTTAGGGACCGGGGAGGGGCTAAAAGACATAGAAAAACAAAAAAAGCACCTGTCGGAAAACCAACAGGTGCTTGAATCGTCGTGGCTGGGGGACGAGGGCTCGAACCTCGATAAGCGGAGTCAGAGTCCGCCGCCTTACCATTAGACCATCCCCCAACTCTTCCAAATGGTCGCGGATTTATAAAAGATTTGGGAATGTGTGTCAAGCGAATTTCAGTTTTTACCGCAAGGGCCTAAGTTTCGTTTACTCAGATAAGCAGCTCAACTCAGCTATTTATTACCACTCCCGCATAGCCTACCACCTGGCCAATGTCTCCTGATACATACCCTGAATCAGTGTGGCCGACAAGGCGACTCTCTTTGCCGCCTTGTGCCTTGGCGGCGAGGATGGCTATCACTGCGGGAATTACCCCGCACATGGTGATGCGATTTTCAATTACGGTGTTGTAGAGATCGAAGGGATTCATTCGCTGGATACATTGCAGGGCGAGGCCGTCTTTCTTGTCTGTGGTCTTTCGCGATTCGTAATGGTTCATGTCGCTGGAGGCAACTATCAAGACATCCCTGGACGATTCGTGGATTGCCATGGATAGTGTCTCGGCCAGTGCTTGGCAATCCTTATAGGAAATGTGGGAAATTGTCAGGGGCACAATGCGTAGCTTTTTCTGGAGCACTTGCAAAAATGGAATCTGAACTTCCAGAGAATGTTCATGTTTATGGGCCAACTCGTCCACTTTCACCAGTTGTGAATGTTTGAGCACAAGTGTGCACATCTCCTGATCAACCGGTACACTACCCAGGGGCATGTTCCAAGTGGTAGTTGAAAGTGCGATTGGAACACCGAGGCCCCGATGATTTGGGCCGAGCAGTATCACCGTTTCGGGAATAGCAACTGAAGCGAATGTAGTAGCTGCAAGTGCGCCGGAGTACATATAACCGGCATGTGGAGATATTACAGCTAAAGCTTTTTGTCTTCCGGATGGAGGACTTGCCGGCAGGAGTTCAGCGAGAGTGAGGGCAAGTGCTTCCGGCGATCCCGGATAGAAACGGTCGGCAACTGCGGGCTGTCTCATTGGTTTCTCTTAACGGCTCCTCATTGGTATTTGTACCGCTGGGGTATACATTTCGTTTGAGTGGACAAACCCGTCAACTCAGTTTTACCGACCATGTGGTTCCGCCTGGACCATCCATCAGCTCAATATTCATTTTCAGGAGCTGGTCTCTGATGGCATCGCTTTGTGCCCAGTTCTTAGTTTGCCGGCAGAGGTTGCGTTCGGCAATCAGCGCCTCGATGGCGGCAACGTCAAAATCGCTCTCAGAGATCAATTTGGATTTTCTCGCGGCAAGAAATTGTTGAGCATCTTCTCGCAGCAGCCCCATAACGTTGCC harbors:
- the amrB gene encoding AmmeMemoRadiSam system protein B, coding for MRQPAVADRFYPGSPEALALTLAELLPASPPSGRQKALAVISPHAGYMYSGALAATTFASVAIPETVILLGPNHRGLGVPIALSTTTWNMPLGSVPVDQEMCTLVLKHSQLVKVDELAHKHEHSLEVQIPFLQVLQKKLRIVPLTISHISYKDCQALAETLSMAIHESSRDVLIVASSDMNHYESRKTTDKKDGLALQCIQRMNPFDLYNTVIENRITMCGVIPAVIAILAAKAQGGKESRLVGHTDSGYVSGDIGQVVGYAGVVINS